In Vigna radiata var. radiata cultivar VC1973A chromosome 3, Vradiata_ver6, whole genome shotgun sequence, the following proteins share a genomic window:
- the LOC106757417 gene encoding indole-3-acetic acid-induced protein ARG2, whose amino-acid sequence MAPSFTNAKIFSSFFAHGFSNALTRRGYAVASQNATKGGVASMSSKIATTSGEDKGVSPYKVSWVPDPVSGYYKPENINEVDVAELRAALLAKKINNSSQSIN is encoded by the exons ATGGCTCCTTCTTTCACCAACGCCAAAATCTTCTCTTCGTTCTTCGCCCATGGATTCTCCAACGCTCTCACTAG ACGTGGGTATGCGGTGGCATCACAGAACGCAACAAAAGGAGGAGTGGCTTCCATGAGCTCCAAAATTGCAACAACGTCAGGGGAAGACAAAGGAGTGTCTCCCTACAAGGTTTCCTGGGTTCCAGATCCTGTCTCTGGCTATTACAAACCCGAGAACATTAACGAGGTTGATGTCGCTGAATTGCGCGCTGCGCTTTTGGCCAAAAAAATCAACAACTCGTctcaatcaattaattaa